gcaagtttttaaaaaaatacaaagattgTAAGTGACCACGTACTGCTGTAGCAAGCTACGTGACAATCCTTGCTTCAGCCACACCTTCTCCTTTGCTCCCAcacaaaattctttttcctgttgtggGAGTTGTGCTCTTTGAGGCATTGTATATTTTATGACACATGCCTTTTGCcattaattgtttttcttgtacattttgtctgaaaaattGTAAGTCTGATTATGCAAACTAACACGTAACACGTTCTAGCACcattcatttcactttttttttactttttttttttttttaagagtaagTAATTTATATTTGATATACACAAAACAGCAAGGGtagttactgaaaaatattcatgGCTATTTTGTGCATACCCTTTTCATCAAAAGAGTTCACAGCCTGTGTTTCCTGTTCTCTTACCAGCTAATCAATATGAAAACTGTGCCTCTGCTGgtaattttactattttagGCTGTATTTAGACTGCAATCATTTGAGATAACTACATAGACTGTCATGAGCCATCTTTATTTAGCAATTGAATTTTTATGGAGTACTGTAATTTACTGTAACTTTTCCTGCAGGTCTCAGCATTTGGAAGAACTCTGAATCCACAGTACAGAAATAGCACTGGTGTGCTCACAGTGTTTACCTTCTTCCCACCaacaagcaacaggaaaagGAGAGTGAATCATCAAACAGGCAGAATATTCTTCCTTcaaaagcaagtatttttcaCATATCTGTGGATTTTGGGCGTTGTCAGCTGCCAAGCTGGGTGGGCTGACCTCTTCTCAGTAATCTCTTAACTGTTCCTTCCTACCACCTACTCCACAACATCCAGGAGGTAGTTTAGGCAACCAGGTCTTCAGCAAGCAAATTAACTTCACCAAAAATACTCCTCTGGATTTAGGTCCCAGAATACTGCTCATCACCAAGTCAGCTAAGTAATAGTGGTGGTGtaaaaaagggaacagaaataCATAGAAggaaggaggcagggagagcagcatATTTCTTCTCAGTAGCATTAGGACTAGCTCAGCCATGTCCTAAAAATGCATCCTTAATTCCCTTGTAAAATCAAATGCAAGACAGAAATAGTAGGTGAGGCTCAAGGTTTACCTGTCCTAAGGTCAAGCAGTGCAGTGCCTAAAATCAGCACCATGAATATTTAATAATGGGATGTAGACTTCAGTGTCACTTAGATGCTTTTGAaaggtttgcttttatttttacctgctatgttaaattatttctctgtcCACTTAATTCTGCAGAATCAGAATTTATAGTTTAGTTtgcactggttttattttgataaatgGAACAAATACAGGCTATCCATCTAAATACCATGCTTTTGAGGaacaaaacagttaaaacaAGAAACCCATGGTATTGGAGGCATAGAGAAAGagagctgttttttaaaaagcaataatgGCTGATCACAGCTTAAAGTTTTTGTGTGGGAATTACATGTCTAACTCACAGCCATTGTAGACCGGGCCTTGTCAAAAAAGGCCATTCATTAGGCTGAAACCCTGAAGAAGTAGAGGAAGCTAAAGAACTTTATAGCACATACAGGGTTTCTCAAATAAGAAAACAAGGAATGTGTCTGCCCTGATTGAGAACAAGCAAtgttaaaccagaaaaaacttATGCTTTCTCTGGTATCtgagaaaaaattctgaaagccTCACTGCAGCTTGAACCATTACCCCCAGTCAGCATTTAAAGGAAAGGTCCCACAGGAATCCTTTGCTGTTCCCATACACAGTAGTATTTACCTTGAGAATTGTACAGAGGATGGGTAGGTAAAGCTGAAACAGACTGAGTACCTAAGTTTGCCCTTTTAATGCAGATCCTTATCCTCCTGCATCCTTCGTGTGGGAGAACCTATCACTCATTTTTAGGGGACTAAAATCATGTGCTTATGGGAGGCATGCTACATTAGGAAAGGATCATAATAAGATTTTCCATGCAGATGTATCTAGAGGCTTTCAGCTCTTTGGCAAATATCACATAGTGTGTTTTAAGGTCCATGTTTTAGTGCTGCCTCCTAAAGGTAAAACTTGCCTGCAGATTATTTTAGAATGGAAATTTTGGCTTTTATCTCTAATTTGAGTCTTATCAGAAATAGcctttttaacagaaaattaacACATTAAGATGAAACCTGGCAAAAATATGTTAATCTTCTGTCCTCTGTGCCTGCCAATGCAGATATCAGTGGGGAGAAAGATCTAATTGCCAAAATAACCTCCAATTAAGGAGAGGAGTATCTCCCAAAGAAGACAATGGTGTTGGTTGGGTTGTGTCTAATGAAGAAGAGGAATGGATGGTCAGCTTTGAATTCATAAGAAACTGGGCCACACAGAGGCATTAGAACAAGTCCCATGGCACTAGCGGCTTCAGTGCCCTCTTCGTTGACTTCCACAAATGACTTCTGGATGGCTTTGGACACAACTAAGCCATTTTTCTTAGAGATTCCTGACAAATCAGCTTTTCCCCAGTCAAAAACATTCATCACTCCCATTTCCTGGAGAGTGCTGTTGAGAATGTAGCTTTCCTCCATCTTGAACTGTGGCAGGTACACCTTCACTTTCAGTGGTTGCATCCTGGTCGAGCTCGTCCATCCTGCTAGGTTTTCATCTGTGAGGGCACACTCAAGCTGTAAGGAAGCATTGATAATAATGATTGACACCATaatgaaagggaggaaaagataaTAAGGTTCACTTTTTCCTGCTTGTCTTCAGACCACACTGGAGCAATGCTTAATGTCTTGCTCTATGTGTAGCCCCACATGTATGCtgctagaaaggaaaaagaagtattaCCTGTTCTAGGCCAGTAAAGTCCTCACAGACAACTTCAGGAAGAAGAATAAACATACTCAGTTCATTATTGAAGTATGGGAGCTCTAACACTTTCATTTTCGGTTCCTTTATGAAGGCCATGTTAAAATAACCTTCTTGAAACATCATCTGCACTGTCTTTTTCTCATTCTGGAACACATGAAACATAttaaacataaaatacaaaaatgttcaCTCTGGTTGTAATTGGTTTCATTAGTGAGATTGGAGTTCAAttctgaaaacattaattttactGGTCATGGGCTTAATGTACTCGTAATGCGTTACATGTGACATCTTCCTCCTTAATTATAGTCCCAATGAAGTTATCCATCTCAGAACCATAAAACCTCCTCTTCCATTTCTACTGGTGCCAGTTTACTCACAATTCCCTTGTTATGTTCTAGTTTTTTCTGGGATGTCAGATGAGGAGCTGATGCAGCTGATGCAACCATGAACCTAAATTCTTCATTAATAATGTGTACATCCTCCAgaggtatttttgttttacttcattttttcctcagaacaAATGCTGTTCTGTTGGTAAATAGTAGCAGAGGAGCAAAATCCTCAAATTCAGTCCCAAAAGCAAACTGGCTTTGAAACAGCATTCTTAGCTGCAAAATTCCCAATGAATTTGGAGTGCTTGGTGACTTTGACCCACCCAGGGTCTCAGCTGAACAAGAGTCATGTCTGATGGGAAGTGATAGAAAAAGTTATGTGTTGGGTTAAAAAGCTTGAAACAAGATAGAGGGACCCCTTGTTGTAGCTGAAGACCACTGTCTTGTTCTGGAATAACAGAGAGGAGGAAATTCCCATCTGTTATTAGAGGAGACTGGCATCTGATTTCCACCCCTAGATGTTTCAGTTCCTACCAAATACTGTACCTTATTCAGTTGGAAATCTGTTTCCTTAGTGTCTTCTTTCTTAAATTCTACTGCCcactttcctttaaaatatatagCATTGACCAGGACAAGTACAGTGGAAGGATCAATAATCCCAGCAGAAAATAGGTCCTTgattttacctttaaaaaaatgaattaagaAGAATTATTAGTTTATTCAGGCAGTCAGCTGAATATTAATATTTACTTCTGCAGATCTGAAAAGTAGTATAATACTGTCAGACAAATAAAACTTTTATGCCAAGCTTTTGAAGCCAGGGACACAGAGCTTTTTTGCACTTCTTCCTACATCTATTTcttattgagaaaaaaattcagtaagtgcttaatatataaaaatgttgcTACCTTTGAATGATAGATTGGAAACCTAAATTCAGACATGAGATTCCTAACTGATTGAattgaaaaccaaacaaactgcACATATTGTTCTTTACCATTTGTCTCATTTTCCACCCAGAAGTTAATCTTCTCTCTGGCTTCTTCTTCAGTGTATTTAAAATTGACTGCTTCCAGTTCTGCTTGAtagaatttctttgtggaatCCAAGTATTGCTGGAAAgtaaaaaagacagaattttatCACAACTTTTATAAGATTGATAATTTCATGGTTTCAGAATCATTCCATGTAGTAGttcaacaagaaaataattagtaAAAAAGGCATATGTAAGAAATCAATTTAAATAACACAAGCATTCAGTTTTGAGagagagattatttttaaaatacatatttgcaaatatttttaatttttattttcaagctgttctgagcagcagaaatgcatcagcacagcaaaaaaaatatctcagatAAAAGCCTTTCTTTAAGCTGGAATATTGTTTTTACACTGCCTGTCTTGCCTTAACCACCAAATGAAGAAACCTTATTTCGAACAAATAACTGGGGCTGATAATATCAccagatgtgtgtgtgtgtgtgtattacTCTATATAGATGTATACAATGTAAAACTTTTAAGTATAAAACTTACCCAGGGTGCTGGTCACCTTTTTCTGGCTCTGAAAAATCTCTCTGTACACTGAGTTCATAGTTTGGGAAGAAAGATGAAATCTTgacttgaaaaaagaaaggtaaaacaGCACTGTATCTAGCAATGCTCTTATTGCTAGACCTTGAGTCTGTTTCCTGAGGATATTATTTGTACACATTTGCATTGCCTGGGCTGTCAGTGTTCCACAGGAATGTACTGGGATTGTCAAATTCACTGAATTAGAATAATTAATGAAAATCTCAAAGATGCTACTTTCTTCCAAGATTTgtttgaaaaagcagcagggatCAGAGTCCCATATTTGCACAGGGTCTGAAGGAAAGGTGGAAGAGTGAGTACAATCATTTTATTTAGAACAcactgagggagaaaaaagtgtACTGCTGGTCATTGCTTTGTTCCTTGGATAGTAATCGTGCAGCTTCACTAGACACCAGTTATGTGACAAAGATATATTGTTAGCACATTTTCTGGAATGCCCAGGGAAAGCTTTTACCATAAGTCTGTTTCTTCATATAAAAGCTTTCAAGTCATGGCTTCCCAGTGCCCTGCTGTTCACCATGAATAACTACTGGGCAACTAAGACAGAAAGGCTCCATGACTGCAAGACCCCGTGGAGTGCAGTCATTTTGCAGCACACACTGGCAGCAccattgttttccatttctcttcctttttcatgATGGAAGAAATTCTGCTGAGCTCATGACAGCTCCCAAGAGCTATTAAAATGGATTCCTCTTACCTGGAAGAATGGATAAGTGATTTCTCCAAAGAGCCTGTTGGCAATGGTGAgagagcaacctggtctgggTTCACTGACTGCAGCCAACAGAGCTTGGAACTGGGAATGGACTTCTCCAGCATCTTTGCACTTCAAGCAGGAAAACACAAGCTTCAGGGTAGGCTTTGAGCTTTTCTATGCAAAGCTGGACCTGAGGCTGCATTGCCTGTATCCACTCAGTTGATAGAACCATTGGAATAAATGCATCAGGACAACACATCCAACTGCCCCTGTACCAGCTTTACAGAATGACAAAACAATTCCCCTCCAGGACCAAAGCAGCCCACCTTCATTCAAATCACACTGCATCCTACTATGATGACTCTTATCACAGTGAGGAAAAGTCTACAGCCTGGAAGGAGCAAGCTCCAAGGTGCTTTTGGCATGCCCTGTAGACAAACCTTTGCAGATGGCAATTTAAGCACTTAACGCATTCTGGATTAGTACTGCTTGTTTTGGTTAGAAACCTATAAAGACTTAGCTGTTGAAATGTGTGATCTCACAAGGCCCCATAAATAACTAGTAAAAGAACAGCAGTAAGAAGGTCTGCTGATCTAGACAGAGGCTGCTTAGCCCTGCCCTGCTTTCTGATTAAGTGATGGTTTGCAAGGCAAAGGGCTGACAAACCAGCACTTGTTGCTTCATCGCAGAGCTGCAACTATCTTACCTTCTCAGAAGGGTGTTGGTTTTCCTGGCTTGTATTGCTCAAaacttcactgaaatgaaataccTGCAATGTAAATATTGGGTGAATGCAGCTAAGTGACAGTACTTCAAAAAAGTGACTCCTAAAAGACAGTGTTGCAAACCTATCACAAGACACAGACACAGTCAGTGGGAAAAGTCCTGCTTGTCTTTTATCATGAGATCCTTGCAAGTGATCAAGAGGTTTTAGTAGAGGATGAGCTCATGAaatctttgaaatatttcttctcaagAAAGAATACTTTGGGTATCCAGAGAAGGCAGATGACCATATCAAAGGGAACCACCACTTCTGGAGACTTGGAGAGTGGAGGATACCTCCAGAACACTTCTTTTAGCACTGTTGGATTCAATGAGCAGTTACTGCAATAGTGTGAAACAGTGTTTAGTCTGAAAAGTTTGGTATTAGGAATAGCATAAGAGAGGGTATTTTTGGAGGCTTGTCTGCATCCCTCCTTTGAATGCTTAGGAAATATATCCAATGGTATTGTCAGCCTCTTGGTTCATATCTTGCCACCTTCCTATTTTCACAGCAAAAGAAGCCCACCTTCTCAATTTCTTTGAGTGTGTTTCCCTTGGCTCCGAGGACAACCATCCCAAAGGCAGCTGAAAGACTTAGTGGGGAGaagaagatattttcatttctttttcttttgctcagcTCTCTGAAAAAGTCAAGACAGAACTTGGCATTGGCTGTGCTGAGAGAGCACATTGTGGTGCTGTGATCACCTGCAATGAGGGAAACAAAGATTTAAGCTTCCCATCCTAATGCCTGCTAAGCTGAGGTGCCACAGTAGAGCACATTAAGGTTTTCTGCAGTGGTGTGGCTGAATTGTTCAGCACTTCCTGGAAAATCCCTAATTCACCACATTTGGGATTTCACGGTGAATCTGAAAACCAATACCCTGGATGGcagaagaaacacattttcagaaacagtATTCTGAGCTCAGCTTTTTCTCCAGCTCAGACAATAGCTATGCATTTATAACTTAGTCCTAACTTTGCCCTAACCACAGTCCCAGCTTACTTTATGTCCCAATCTTTTTTGCCTCGAGTCCTCTAAACATAGCACTTCCTAATTACACCCCTTGATCGTACCTCACTCTCTGTGTCTCTAAAAGCTTGGTGTGTATTAATTGTCTAATGCTCACATACTGTGTCCTTCTAAGGCAGGCTGCTTAAAAACATTTGACAGAAAACTGCTCTGCAGGTGGGCTCACTCAGCAAGATTTTCAACAAAGGCACGTTATGTATTAGTAGAAAAGCCAAGTCATACTTTTCATCTGCAGCTTTAACACTTTTGCCAGATACGCTTCACAATTATTACTAGCAGATGATCTTGAATATTCTGCAAAATTCTTCACATCTTACACCTAGTACAGAATGCCTTTCCTATGAAAGCATTTTCTCAGTGGTTTCATCCTGTGAAGTGATGCAGAGCCATCTGATCCCTTGGAAAGTCAGTTCAATATTCTGGAGTGTCGACCATTCTAAGTCACTTTTGTTTTGATTCTTACTGATTCTGAAGAAATTTCTCCACAGATAAGATACCCAATTCTGTATAAGATACCTTTGCCCCTTtacacaagaaaaattaaattaaccatataaatactgaaaagttGTCATGGTGTAGAAAAGTTATGCCCTCATATATACCAATCTGGGTCATTTAGAAGAAGTGggaaatagtttatttttaattttcctcagaAATACACTTGGCAAAGCCATTGCACAAATTAAGCACAACTTCATGCCCATACACTTTTACGTAGTCCAAAACTTTGCATAGCACCTTGAAAATACTCTCACTTACTCAAAATATGTTACAGGCAGTATTCCTGTGATAAGCAGATATGGACATCACTAATGCACATATCAATCTTTAGATATTTCATAGTTTTATCATTTATCATGTAAAGGTTAGAATTGAAGGTAAGGGAGATATTTACCTTCTCCTCAGGACTGATGGTGTCAACTTGACTGCCGAGCCTGATGACAGGGCTTCTGGAATATAAAGCCATTGCCACTCCCAGTGGCAGCATAATTTTCACTCATGATGTGTCACATTCCTGTCTGTTGCAACCAGTCAGTATAATTAGGGGACCTTTTGTGGaatctttaatttttccttatcCCTAGAACTTCAGAAAGAAgtcataattttaaatgcatacTGAGATGAGATTCCAGGGGATTTACCTGTAAAAGAATAAATTCTACCACATTTTATGTGTGTGATTGTCAGAAGAGGCACAACCAAATGCAAACACATGTATTTTTGTAATAGGAATTATTTATAAAACCTTTGCAGGTGACACAGTAGcaaggaaaagtaaaataataaaatacaaaagaaccTATGTGGTCAATTTTGACAGAAGATATTGGAACCACCAAGAGGAAGTAGGGCAATGCCCTTTACCTGCtccatttctgtgcttctgaagACTTCTCTCTTAAAAATCCCTACCCAAGAGCTTTCCCTAACTGTTTACATCCTCAATGGGAAATTTTGTCCttaaagtagaaaaagaatttaatgGCTTGTTCCAGAGTTTGTTGAACATCCAACAGCCTGGATGAATAGTATCTTGCTTTCATTTGCATGGTCCCCTAGAAGCGTGGGCATGGGTGCACGTTCAGCACGGCTGTGCCAGGTCTGTGCACTGGgtcagctgcagctgagcacTCTGCAGTTGCAGTGATGTGGCACAGCTTGGGTGCTCTCACATCAACCACACAGCATGTGAAGACCAACTTTGGTGTCCCTGGGatggttttcttcctgcagaggCACTGGGGTTAGGGGCTTCCCATGCATCAATTGCATTTCCTTAGGTTTTCCTGATGGAAGCATGAGCGCCCTGTTCCTCTCCTGAGGATGCCTGATATATCTTGAGCGCTTGAGTCTTACAAGGAGTGTCTGATGGAACTGGGGttatttagcctggagaaaaggaggctgaggataAAGAGACCTTATTGGTCACTACAAGTaactgaaagaaggttgtagggaggtggagGATTGTCTCTTCTCCTTAGTAACAGATAatggaacaaaaggaaatggcttcaagccaggagaggtttacattgaatattaggaagaatttccttactgaaagggttgtcaggcacttgaactggctgcccaggaaagtgatGGAGTCAGCCATCAGgtaggtatttaaaagacatgtagatgtggcacttagggaCAAGGTttaatggtggacttggcagtggtTTAGGTTAATGGTTGAATATTATGATCTCAAAGGTcgtttccaaacaaaacaattccatgatCTTCTGTAAGTGGGGAAAGCATTTGTAGTGCAAGGTGCAATGCATAGAGAAGCTATGCCTGTCCACATAGAGTTCTTTCAAAACCTTGCATCCCGGAGATTTttttacaggaaagctgaatgAGTTTTGTAGAGGCAGCCTTTCCACAAGTCACTGGTGTGACAGCTAAGTTTAGCCCAGAACTTCACTGTCCTCCTCATTTTTATCCTTGACTCTGAGGAAGTCTGGTCCTTGCCTTATGTTGCTACAGCAAGGCATagtcagcagggacagagcAACACAATAAGAAGCAACATGTTTATGGgattcttttcctgaaaaaaaatcttccttcatATTTAGTTTGATGTGGTATGTGGGTGAGCAAGTATTTGCATGAATGTATGCAAGCACAAACACTTGTATCACTGTTTTCTAAGAAGTACTTAGTTATTGCTACAAACATATACTTACATACCAACCCAATCAGATACCAGGCTTCTCTGATATTTAGGAAGCTCTGAAGGCAGTTTTGTATCAGTCATAAGGTGCTCAtgagtttatttcttttctggtttgaattttctcattttcttggaGGAAATAGGAATTAAAAACACACTGTTCACTTGAGCCCTGAGGACAAGATGGTGAGATCTGCACAGATTTTGCCTGAAGGGAAGAAAGCCGTGGAGTCTGGTTTTACTTGCTTCATGTTGAGGCAAGAAAACTCCCCAAATCAGtgtctgttttgctttcctaGTTTCTGCTGAGGAAGCGTCTGCTGTCCATACAGTCCCTTCAAAACCCCACTCCTGAGCCTGTTCCTCATGGTGTTGCCTAAAGGAAACCTCAGAGCAGAACCAGGCAGATGCTCTTCTTTCCCTTGTTGTGGTGAGCTGTTCTCTGCATTCTTATTTTTGGCACTAGGCGTAgcacagctggaggaaaaaTGCTGTGGAATATTAGAGCAGAAAGTATGCAAGTAGGAGCAGCAAGATGCAACATCTCTAGGAATGGTATTTGGTTATCTCTTAGAACAGAAAAAGGGAGATAGTTTTCAAGCAGCAAGACACAAATatgtgtttctctttcagaaatacTGGCTGTTTTTAATCCAGATTAAGACAGTGAATGGAAATTTACAACCCTGGAGAACAATAAATCATGTCCTTTACATGCAGGGGTGTGTGTTAGGGTCACAGGTCCCCTTAAAATTCATTAATCTGTGCATAAGTTTGTCAAGGCAAAGTCCAAGTTATCTAATATTCTAGCAGAGAAAAACACTACACTCCTAGCCCTGCTTAGTTTTCTGATAGTTTGAGCTCTTAACTGTGTAAAGCAGACAGGCTTCTTTATTTTCgttagggttttttatttatttattactccTCTGTTTCTTTAGGTCCTTCTGTTTGTCTTACATTTTTAGTTACCTCGGGATTTACTGTCACTCCATTGCTCCATTTGGTGGAGGTTTATTTCACATGGACATTTCTACCAGCATTTCTCACAGCACTGGGGCCAGGGCCAAGGGAATGACTACTTCTGTATATAAGTTATAGAGTGCAAAGGGTTCTTATGACATGAATGGGATAAGCACAGGAAGGCCAGAACAGGGAACAAAAGATCTACTTGGTCATACCAATCAGCCAAACACAATTTCACATCAAGAAGCAATGACTCACTCTGAACAGCACAGCCCATCAGCGTGTCCCTTGTGGTTATTCTTTGCTGCAAGTGCACACACTGCAGAAGTCTGGTTGGCTGCAGTTCCCCCTTGCTTTTTTCTCACCATTTTCAGACCTATGCTTCCCTTGCTCTCAGTGTCTGCAGGACACAGAAGAGAAGGAGATCCTTGTTGAGAAATCAGAGGCAGATCTGAACCTTGATAGCAAAGGCTATCAAGAACAAAATGCATGTTCTGCTACCACTCTGAGGCTGCTCAGGCGGTAATTACCAAGTTCTTGAAGTGTTTGTGGTTGGTTATAAGTAACGATACCACTGGATTAGTGGGGTTGCTGAATAGCAAGAACAAAATAAGGACTCCTGTCAGAATTCTCAACTGAGACAAGGACCAAAAGGGCCCACCCTATTTGCCGGATACCTGCTAAGTAAGCatcacaaaaaataacaaaccttATCTATCGTATCAGagcaattaaactgagaaaggaCCTGTGGTACTTCACAGCAACTTTAGCATGACATTAAAATACCTCTTGCAGTTGATGACGAATTGGAAGAGACTTCAGATATTGTTGATGGTCTCATTTCATTTGGGAAGCAACAGATAAGAAAAGTCTGATGTTAATTCCAGTGATTTTCAGGAGGTATGAGTCAAGAACCTAGTGAAAAGCTGGTATGACCTTCTAAATTGTACTGCTGGTTAATTACTGAATAGTGCAGGAATTGATGAGTGTCAACTTTGCAGTGACTTTAGCCTCCTCATATTGGTCATTCAGCCTACTGGAAAAGAAGTGAGCCCAGCACTGGGTTTTAACATCTGAACTTCTCTGTGCACCAGAAGGCTTTCCATGATTTCAACAGACTCCTATACTCTCCAGGGAGATTT
This DNA window, taken from Calypte anna isolate BGI_N300 chromosome 2, bCalAnn1_v1.p, whole genome shotgun sequence, encodes the following:
- the LOC103527435 gene encoding serpin B11 yields the protein MCSLSTANAKFCLDFFRELSKRKRNENIFFSPLSLSAAFGMVVLGAKGNTLKEIEKCKDAGEVHSQFQALLAAVSEPRPGCSLTIANRLFGEITYPFFQQYLDSTKKFYQAELEAVNFKYTEEEAREKINFWVENETNGKIKDLFSAGIIDPSTVLVLVNAIYFKGKWAVEFKKEDTKETDFQLNKNEKKTVQMMFQEGYFNMAFIKEPKMKVLELPYFNNELSMFILLPEVVCEDFTGLEQLECALTDENLAGWTSSTRMQPLKVKVYLPQFKMEESYILNSTLQEMGVMNVFDWGKADLSGISKKNGLVVSKAIQKSFVEVNEEGTEAASAMGLVLMPLCGPVSYEFKADHPFLFFIRHNPTNTIVFFGRYSSP